The following are encoded together in the bacterium genome:
- a CDS encoding rhodanese-like domain-containing protein has protein sequence MLQKDSGIVLDVRTPGEYKSGHVAQSVSIDIMQADFEDKIRGLDKEKTYYIYCRSGNRSSKASSIMTNLGFTKVYNVKDGIENILKSGVSVSKD, from the coding sequence ATGCTTCAGAAAGATTCAGGAATTGTTTTGGATGTCCGGACACCCGGCGAATACAAAAGCGGCCATGTGGCTCAATCGGTCTCGATCGACATCATGCAGGCCGATTTTGAAGATAAGATAAGAGGGCTGGACAAGGAGAAAACATATTATATCTACTGCCGATCCGGAAATCGAAGTTCCAAAGCCTCGTCGATAATGACCAATCTCGGATTCACAAAAGTATATAATGTGAAAGACGGGATTGAGAATATTCTTAAGAGCGGCGTATCGGTTTCAAAAGATTGA
- a CDS encoding rhodanese-like domain-containing protein, protein MSLFGLFSSQTIPQVDADQLRLRIKNEKPVLLDVREVFEHKSQNIPGSTLIPLGELQRRVAELEKHRTKEIVVYCRSGNRSMSACKFLQAQGFNVVNLSGGILRW, encoded by the coding sequence ATGAGTCTTTTTGGACTATTCAGTTCGCAAACTATCCCGCAAGTGGATGCCGACCAATTGCGTTTACGCATTAAGAATGAAAAACCCGTTTTGCTCGACGTTCGGGAGGTGTTTGAACACAAATCACAGAATATTCCTGGTTCTACGTTAATACCGTTGGGCGAACTCCAACGCAGAGTGGCCGAACTTGAAAAGCATCGTACAAAAGAAATTGTGGTTTACTGCCGTAGCGGCAACAGAAGTATGAGCGCCTGCAAATTTCTACAAGCACAGGGATTTAATGTTGTCAATTTATCCGGAGGAATTCTTCGTTGGTAA
- a CDS encoding DUF3365 domain-containing protein, translated as MRHLVFYSIAAMLVLNGCTTQNNKKPLTETESRQYTENGKKIVKTTFEVLSGQLSQALARGGVSEAVTYCNLHAYPLVDSLSDKYNVRIKRATIWTRNVDNKADNDEEIVLKEYAELKTAEKHLKPAVRRKANGDVVFYMPIQITTPLCLNCHGDIGTDITSADYDIIKKLYPNDNAVGHSMEDLRGIWSVTFLQK; from the coding sequence ATGAGACATTTGGTTTTTTATTCCATTGCCGCAATGCTGGTACTTAACGGATGTACCACTCAAAACAATAAAAAACCTTTGACGGAAACAGAATCCCGGCAATATACTGAAAATGGAAAAAAGATCGTAAAGACTACTTTTGAGGTTTTATCGGGGCAACTGTCGCAGGCCTTAGCGCGCGGCGGCGTTTCTGAAGCTGTCACTTATTGCAATCTCCACGCCTATCCGCTGGTCGATTCGCTCTCAGACAAATATAATGTGCGAATAAAACGGGCTACCATTTGGACCAGAAACGTGGATAACAAAGCCGACAACGATGAGGAAATAGTTCTGAAAGAGTATGCCGAACTAAAAACCGCCGAAAAGCATCTCAAACCGGCCGTGCGCCGTAAGGCTAATGGCGACGTTGTCTTTTATATGCCGATTCAAATTACGACTCCGCTATGTTTAAATTGCCACGGCGACATTGGAACGGACATTACATCGGCCGATTATGATATAATTAAGAAACTATATCCCAACGATAATGCAGTTGGCCACTCTATGGAAGATCTGCGCGGAATCTGGAGCGTCACGTTTCTACAAAAATAG
- a CDS encoding DUF2892 domain-containing protein translates to MLERTIRAIAGTFILLSLVLGYYVNAQWYWFTAFVGLNLLQSSFTKWCLMEDILNKLVFKRKKAVSDLP, encoded by the coding sequence ATGTTAGAGAGAACCATCCGCGCAATAGCCGGAACATTTATTTTACTGAGCTTGGTTTTGGGGTATTATGTAAATGCCCAATGGTACTGGTTTACAGCGTTTGTGGGCCTCAATCTTCTTCAATCCTCGTTCACCAAATGGTGTCTGATGGAAGATATTTTGAATAAGCTCGTTTTTAAAAGAAAAAAAGCCGTCTCTGATTTACCATAG
- a CDS encoding efflux RND transporter permease subunit, whose translation PGPPVLSTMVAEIYGPDYQRQIDIAKQIRSIFEATESVVDVDWFVEDDQTEYKFEINKEKAMLSGVNSQQIVQALGIGLNGMNAATLYKPKEHEPVAIQLKLAEKERSSVRNLKDIQIRSMSGAMVPISELVTVTQKLQDKTIYRKNQQRVVYVTADVAGKLESPVYAIMDMEKRIANLKLPEGYAIDQLFTKQPFMVERISMKWDGEWHITFEVFRDLGAAFAVVLAIIYLLIIGWFQSFKVPLVMMVAIPLSLIGILIGHWIFGAFFTATSMIGMIALAGIMVRNSVLLIDFIDIRLAEGIPLKHAIIESGAVRTTPILLTSGAVVIGAFVILFDPIFQGLAISLVGGSIASTALTLVIVPLIYYMTERKKYELTSASPEELQQDNNKGNGKAVKTELTNH comes from the coding sequence CTCCCGGCCCGCCCGTCCTTTCAACCATGGTTGCAGAAATATACGGCCCGGATTATCAACGGCAGATTGATATTGCAAAACAGATTCGTTCGATCTTTGAGGCCACAGAAAGCGTAGTCGACGTCGACTGGTTCGTAGAAGACGATCAGACTGAATACAAATTCGAGATCAACAAAGAAAAAGCCATGCTCTCCGGCGTCAATTCGCAGCAAATAGTTCAAGCGCTCGGCATCGGCTTGAACGGAATGAACGCAGCAACGCTTTATAAACCGAAGGAGCATGAACCGGTTGCTATTCAATTAAAACTGGCAGAGAAGGAGCGTTCAAGTGTACGTAACTTGAAAGACATTCAGATCCGTTCCATGAGCGGCGCGATGGTTCCCATTTCAGAACTCGTAACCGTTACGCAGAAACTTCAGGACAAGACCATTTACAGAAAAAATCAGCAGCGCGTGGTTTACGTAACAGCCGATGTTGCGGGTAAATTGGAAAGCCCGGTTTATGCAATTATGGATATGGAAAAACGTATTGCAAATTTAAAACTGCCTGAAGGCTATGCGATAGACCAACTATTTACCAAACAGCCTTTTATGGTGGAGCGCATCTCCATGAAGTGGGATGGAGAGTGGCACATAACTTTCGAAGTGTTCAGAGATCTTGGAGCGGCCTTCGCCGTCGTTTTGGCTATCATTTATCTGCTGATCATCGGTTGGTTTCAGTCATTTAAAGTTCCGCTGGTCATGATGGTTGCGATTCCGCTGTCATTGATCGGGATTTTGATCGGTCATTGGATCTTTGGCGCGTTTTTCACAGCTACGTCTATGATCGGTATGATCGCACTAGCCGGAATCATGGTTCGTAATTCGGTTTTACTTATCGATTTTATAGACATTCGCCTGGCCGAAGGTATTCCGCTGAAACACGCGATCATTGAATCCGGGGCAGTGCGTACAACGCCGATTCTATTAACTTCAGGCGCAGTGGTTATTGGCGCTTTTGTCATCTTATTCGATCCGATCTTTCAGGGGCTGGCTATCTCTTTGGTTGGAGGGTCCATTGCTTCAACCGCGTTGACACTGGTCATTGTTCCTTTGATCTATTACATGACGGAACGTAAAAAATACGAACTTACTTCTGCATCACCAGAAGAACTACAGCAAGATAATAACAAGGGTAACGGCAAGGCCGTTAAAACGGAATTAACTAATCATTAA